A single Cyclopterus lumpus isolate fCycLum1 chromosome 3, fCycLum1.pri, whole genome shotgun sequence DNA region contains:
- the fgf3 gene encoding fibroblast growth factor 3 codes for MLMIPLLVLLSLSDPVCPQARCAPGQACDPRQRRDAGGRGGVYEHLGGAPRRRKLYCATKYHLQIHPTGKIDGGLEENNPLSIMEITAVDVGVVAIKGLFSSRYLAMNDKGRLYASEVFNKECEFVERIHELGYNTYASRHHSTEQPLPLGSSGKRRASAKRQWYVSINGKGRPRRGFKTRSTDKASLFLPRVLGNKDHEMVRRLRDSHQHTHQHGPRGDRRRRRHRARKGRGRRPDD; via the exons ATGCTGATGATACCTCTGCTGGTGTTGCTGAGCCTTTCGGATCCCGTCTGTCCCCAGGCCCGCTGCGCCCCGGGCCAGGCGTGCGACCCCCGGCAGCGGAGGGACGCCGGGGGCCGCGGAGGCGTGTATGAACACCTCGGAGGAGCACCGAGACGCAGGAAGCTCTACTGCGCGACTAAATATCATTTACAGATCCATCCTACTGGGAAAATagatggaggactggaggaaAACAACCCGCTGA GCATAATGGAAATTACAGCAGTGGATGTGGGCGTTGTGGCCATAAAGGGGCTTTTCTCCAGCAGATATCTGGCCATGAACGATAAAGGCCGGCTGTATGCCTCG GAAGTGTTCAACAAAGAGTGTGAGTTTGTGGAGCGGATCCATGAGTTGGGCTACAACACCTACGCGTCGCGCCACCACTCCACCGAGCAGCCGCTGCCTCTGGGCAGCAGCGGCAAGCGGCGCGCCAGCGCCAAGCGCCAGTGGTACGTCTCCATCAACGGCAAAGGCCGGCCGCGGCGAGGCTTCAAAACCCGGAGCACGGACAAAGCGTCGCTCTTCCTGCCTCGAGTGTTGGGCAACAAGGACCATGAGATGGTGAGGCGGCTGAGAGACAGTCACCAACACACGCATCAGCACGGCCCCCGAGGGGACCGCCGCAGACGGCGACACCGCGCCAGGAAAGGCCGTGGCCGACGGCCAGATGACTGA
- the fgf4 gene encoding fibroblast growth factor 4: MGSLAALRTLLVLGLVTGLAGCAPGLNGTEDRWEALYSRSLARIPGEKREEINRDGDYLLGIKRLRRLYCNVGIGFHIQVLPDGRITGVHNEHLDSLLQISPVERGVVTLMGLRSKLFVAMNGRGKLYGSLHYNNECKFREKLLANNYNAYESLAYPRMYIGLSKNGKTKRGNRVSPAMTVTHFLPRI; this comes from the exons ATGGGCTCTCTGGCGGCCCTGCGGACGCTCCTGGTACTGGGCCTGGTCACCGGACTGGCTGGATGCGCCCCCGGCTTGAACGGCACGGAGGACCGCTGGGAGGCCCTCTACTCCCGGTCGCTGGCGCGGATCCcaggggagaagagggaggagatcAACCGGGACGGCGACTATCTCCTGGGCATCAAAAGGTTGCGGCGCCTCTATTGCAACGTGGGGATCGGCTTTCACATTCAGGTGTTGCCGGACGGTAGAATAACGGGAGTACACAATGAACATCTTGACA GTCTTCTGCAGATCTCTCCGGTGGAGAGAGGAGTGGTGACTCTGATGGGCCTTCGCAGTAAACTCTTCGTGGCCATGAACGGGCGCGGAAAGCTGTACGGATCT ttGCACTACAACAACGAGTGTAAGTTCAGAGAGAAGCTCCTCGCCAACAACTACAACGCCTACGAGTCGCTGGCGTACCCGAGGATGTACATCGGCCTGAGTAAGAAcggcaaaacaaaaagaggaaacCGAGTGTCGCCCGCCATGACGGTGACACATTTCTTGCCAAGAATCTAG